The genomic interval CCATCGTCATCGGCCAGGCCTGCGAGTTCGACTATTCCGGCACCCAGGCATGTCGGGCGCTGCGCGAGGAAGGCCTGCGCGTCGTCCTGGTGAACAGCAATCCGGCCTCGATCATGACCGACCCCGAAGTCGCCGATTGCACCTACCTCGAGCCGCTGCACCCGGACTACGTGGCCGCCATCCTGGAACGCGAGCGGCCCCAGGCCCTGCTCCCGACCGTGGGCGGTCAAACCGCTCTCAACTTGGCTCTCCTCCTGCATCGAACCGGGATCCTCGAACGCCACCAGGTCGAGCTGATCGGCGCCGGGGCCGACGCGATCATGCGCGCCGAGAGCCGGGAGAGCTTCGACACCTGCATGCGCGAAGCCGGCCTCGTCTCCACCCGCGGCGGCCAGGCGCGCAGCCTGGCGGAGGCGCTGGCCCTCGCCGAGGGCCTCGGCTACCCCGTGATCGTCCGGCCCTCTTTCACCCTGGGAGGTTCGGGGGGCGGGACGGCTCTCGATCGCGATGCCTTCGAGCTCCTGGTGGAAGGAGCGCTCCGCGAGTCGCCCCTCGGCGAGGTGCGCGTCGAGGAATGTCTGGTGGGGTGGAAGGAGTTCGAGCTCGAGGTGGTCCGGGATGCCAAGGACAATGCCATCGTGGTCTGCTCCATCGAGAACCTGGATCCCATGGGGGTGCACACCGGCGACAGCATCACGGTGGCCCCGGCGATGACGCTCTCCGATCGCGAGTACCAGCAGATGCGCGACTGGGGCTTGCGCTGTATCCGCGCCATCGGCGTCGAGACCGGCGGCTCCAACGTGCAGTTCGCCGTGCAGCCCCAGACCGGCGACATGCGCATCATCGAGATGAACCCGCGGGTGTCGCGCTCCTCGGCGCTGGCGTCCAAGGCCACCGGCTTCCCCATCGCCCGGGTGGCGACCAAGCTGGCCATCGGCTACACCCTGGACGAGATCCCCAACGACATCACCGGCACTTCCTGCGCCGCCTTCGAACCGGCCCTCGACTATGTGGTGGTGAAGGTGCCGCGCTGGGACTTCGAGAAGTTCCAGGGACAGCGCGACGTGCTCGGAGTGCAGATGCGCTCGGTCGGCGAAGCCATGGCCATCGGGCGCACCTTCCGCGAGGCCCTGCAGAAGGGCTTCCGCTCCCTGGAGCGAGGCCTGCACGGAGTGGATCCGGCACCCCCGGGGCCCTTGCGCTTGGAGGAGGCGCACTCGAACCGGGTGCAAGAGATCGCCACCGCGCTGGAGAGCGAAGGCCGGAGCGTGGAAGAAGTGGCCGCCGCGACCGGGATGGATCCGTGGTTCCTGCACGAGATCGGCGCCCTCGGGGTGCGGCGCGCCGAGCTCCGCGCCGCGGCGCCGCAGCTGCGGTCAGCCGCGAAGGAGGCGACCGACGACGACCCGTCCCTGCGCCGCTTGCTGCAGGACGCCAAGCGCGATGGCTTCGGCGACGAGCAGATCGCCCGTCTCGTGGGCCTGGCGCCGGCAGAGTTCCGGCGGCTGCGCCAGCGGCTCGACCTGCATCCGGTCTACAAGGTGGTGGACACTTGTGCCGGCGAGTTCGCCGCCACGACGCCGTACTTCTACAGCACCTGGGAAGAGGAGAACGAGTCGGTGCGGAGCAGCTCGCCCCGCGTCGTCGTCCTCGGCAGCGGCCCGAACCGCATCGGCCAGGGCATCGAGTTCGACTACTGCTGCGTGCAGGCGGTGCAGGCGGCGCGTGAGCGCGGTTACGACGCCATCATGGTGAACTGCAATCCCGAGACCGTGAGCACCGACTTCGACGTGGCGAGCAAGCTCTACTTCGAACCGCTGGCGCTCGAATCCATCCTGGACGTCCTCGAGCTCGAAGCCCCGGAGGGGGTGCTCGTGCAGTTCGGCGGCCAGACGCCCCTCAAGCTGGCGCAGGCGGTGCACGCGGCGGGGGTGCGCATCCTGGGCACGAGCGCCGAGTCGATCGATCTCGCCGAGGATCGCGGCCGCTTCGCCGCGCTGCTCGCCGATCTCCACGTCCCGAGCCCGGCCTGGGGGATGGCGGCCGACGTGGAGCAGGCGCGCGAATGCGCCCGGCGCATCGGCTTCCCGGTGCTGGTGCGACCTTCCTACGTGCTCGGCGGGCGCGCCATGCGCATCGTCTACGACGAGAGCGCTTTCGTGGGCTACGTGGAGCGGGCTCTCGAAGCCATGCCAGGGGC from Candidatus Krumholzibacteriia bacterium carries:
- the carB gene encoding carbamoyl-phosphate synthase large subunit produces the protein MPRRSDLRSVVVLGSGPIVIGQACEFDYSGTQACRALREEGLRVVLVNSNPASIMTDPEVADCTYLEPLHPDYVAAILERERPQALLPTVGGQTALNLALLLHRTGILERHQVELIGAGADAIMRAESRESFDTCMREAGLVSTRGGQARSLAEALALAEGLGYPVIVRPSFTLGGSGGGTALDRDAFELLVEGALRESPLGEVRVEECLVGWKEFELEVVRDAKDNAIVVCSIENLDPMGVHTGDSITVAPAMTLSDREYQQMRDWGLRCIRAIGVETGGSNVQFAVQPQTGDMRIIEMNPRVSRSSALASKATGFPIARVATKLAIGYTLDEIPNDITGTSCAAFEPALDYVVVKVPRWDFEKFQGQRDVLGVQMRSVGEAMAIGRTFREALQKGFRSLERGLHGVDPAPPGPLRLEEAHSNRVQEIATALESEGRSVEEVAAATGMDPWFLHEIGALGVRRAELRAAAPQLRSAAKEATDDDPSLRRLLQDAKRDGFGDEQIARLVGLAPAEFRRLRQRLDLHPVYKVVDTCAGEFAATTPYFYSTWEEENESVRSSSPRVVVLGSGPNRIGQGIEFDYCCVQAVQAARERGYDAIMVNCNPETVSTDFDVASKLYFEPLALESILDVLELEAPEGVLVQFGGQTPLKLAQAVHAAGVRILGTSAESIDLAEDRGRFAALLADLHVPSPAWGMAADVEQARECARRIGFPVLVRPSYVLGGRAMRIVYDESAFVGYVERALEAMPGAPVLVDRFLEDAYEFDVDALADGSSTYIAGIMQHIEEAGVHSGDSECLLPPYVLPDEVRQALERTTRQVAEALQVRGLLNMQFAMLDGVVYVLEANPRASRTVPFVSKTIGVPLARRATDIALGARLDDLDLPPAGVVAGFAVKKPVFPFRKFPDAGVYLGPEMRSTGEVMGWAPELGQATLKAWIAADERLPVRGTAYISVNERDKRRAPEIGRAFRELGFDLLATTGTAQVLETAGLSARRVFKVNEGKPDIRDEIHAGRVQLIVNTPLGKTSRFDENAVSRAAVSHGIPMVTTLSGALALARAIRALREERVHVKSLQERLQAWGRAPWLGPVEEST